A region from the Aegilops tauschii subsp. strangulata cultivar AL8/78 chromosome 5, Aet v6.0, whole genome shotgun sequence genome encodes:
- the LOC109779054 gene encoding uncharacterized protein, whose protein sequence is MARLQSLAALAAAAAAAAVLAGLLYKRKCGHLTARVRELEDSLADAVEKAAAERRGRVRAQQSLRRALSEQGASPDKGKPATAPASYPMAPIGTVESCFSTRNGTPRQPLVVPLARATVVLNPARVAAEALEGLASYSHCWILYVFHLNTDLDKMWKDPARSKLKAKVRVPRLKGGKMGVLATRTPHRPNPIGLSVAKVEAVDGHAILLSGVDLVDGTPVLDIKPYLPYSDSVEGATIPNWLEVDGALAVESIHFSEHFISSLSNCWAHVQKQALYASADEFQDLIKEVLSWDIRSLSQRLRPHQVTIESKADDCGSKADKDCRNKEDYQAADSCSIVVYHLHLEGIDVSYKIDENSNIIVDNAALLPSAANQNRCSYLTWRDKLSTL, encoded by the exons ATGGCGCGTTTGCAGagcctcgccgccctcgccgcggcggcggcggcggccgccgtCCTAGCAG GCCTGCTCTACAAACGCAAGTGCGGCCACTTGACCGCGCGGGTCCGGGAGCTAGAGGACTCCCTGGCCGACGCCGTGGAGAAGGCCGCCGCAGAGCGCCGCGGCAGGGTTCGGGCTCAGCAG TCACTACGGAGGGCCCTGAGCGAGCAGGGGGCGAGTCCGGATAAGGGGAAGCCGGCCACGGCGCCGGCGTCGTATCCGATGGCGCCGATCGGCACCGTGGAGTCCTGCTTCTCCACTAG GAATGGTACACCGAGACAGCCTTTGGTGGTGCCGCTGGCCAGAGCGACAGTGGTGCTTAATCCTGCCCGTGTTGCGGCCGAAGCGCTAGAGGGACTTGCTAGTTACTCGCATTGTTGGATCCTCTATGTGTTCCATCTGAACACTGATCTTGATAAAATGTGGAAAGACCCTGCTAGATCCAAGCTAAAAGCAAAG GTGAGAGTGCCTAGACTGAAAGGGGGCAAGATGGGGGTTTTGGCAACTAGAACTCCACATCGGCCTAATCCAATTGGACTCAGTGTAGCAAAG GTGGAGGCAGTGGATGGACATGCAATTTTGCTTTCTGGAGTAGATTTGGTTGATGGCACG CCTGTACTTGACATTAAACCATATCTGCCATATTCTGATAGCGTTGAAGGCGCAACTATTCCTAATTGGTTAGAG GTTGATGGTGCATTAGCTGTGGAGTCTATCCACTTTTCTGAGCACTTCATTTCTTCACTTTCCAACTGCTGGGCGCATGTA CAAAAGCAGGCACTCTATGCCTCAGCAGACGAGTTTCAGGACCTGATCAAGGAGGTGCTCTCCTGGGACATAAGATCATTGTCTCAGCGACTCCGCCCTCACCAGGTGACCATTGAAAGCAAGGCGGATGATTGTGGTAGCAAAGCTGATAAGGATTGCAGAAACAAAGAAGATTACCAAGCCGCTGACTCCTGCTCGATCGTAGTCTACCACCTTCATCTGGAAGGCATTGATGTGTCATACAAAATCGATGAAAATTCCAACATCATTGTTGACAATGCAGCCCTTCTCCCCAGTGCTGCAAACCAAAACAGGTGTAGCTACTTAACATGGAGGGATAAACTTAGTACTTTGTAG